The Sphingomonas sanxanigenens DSM 19645 = NX02 genome includes a region encoding these proteins:
- the tnpB gene encoding IS66 family insertion sequence element accessory protein TnpB (TnpB, as the term is used for proteins encoded by IS66 family insertion elements, is considered an accessory protein, since TnpC, encoded by a neighboring gene, is a DDE family transposase.) yields MVATRPVDFRKGPDALAALVGVEYGGDPYSGVIYVFRAKRSDRIKLVWWDGTGLCLMAKRLESGGFKWPAIQDGVMRLTAAQLGALLEGLDWRRVHGGRRPIAPQIAG; encoded by the coding sequence ATGGTCGCCACGCGCCCGGTGGACTTCCGCAAAGGCCCAGATGCGCTGGCTGCGTTGGTAGGTGTCGAGTACGGCGGTGATCCCTATTCCGGCGTGATCTACGTGTTCCGGGCTAAGCGCAGCGATCGGATCAAGCTCGTCTGGTGGGACGGCACCGGGTTGTGCCTGATGGCCAAGAGGCTGGAGTCCGGCGGGTTCAAGTGGCCGGCAATCCAGGATGGCGTGATGCGGCTGACGGCGGCGCAGTTGGGCGCCTTGCTTGAGGGGCTGGACTGGCGCCGTGTGCACGGCGGACGCCGCCCGATTGCGCCGCAGATTGCTGGTTGA
- the tnpA gene encoding IS66-like element accessory protein TnpA, whose protein sequence is MTMSCDDAGTSRVTRFEVFTGAGRRRDWPPDVKASIVAESFSGQETVCSVARRHGMSPSQLFTWRRQLRKQMESQGAGVPAFVPAVVDVGSAEEPGAAIQRPKQRRRSKASAVELEIDGVAVKISHGADAGVIAAVIEALRATR, encoded by the coding sequence ATGACGATGTCATGTGATGATGCTGGCACTAGCCGGGTAACGCGCTTCGAAGTGTTCACCGGCGCGGGGCGCCGTCGGGATTGGCCGCCGGATGTGAAGGCATCGATCGTGGCCGAGAGCTTCTCCGGGCAGGAGACGGTCTGCTCGGTCGCGCGGCGCCATGGCATGAGCCCGTCGCAGCTGTTCACCTGGCGCCGGCAGCTCCGCAAGCAGATGGAGAGCCAGGGTGCGGGTGTGCCGGCATTCGTGCCCGCCGTGGTCGATGTTGGCTCGGCAGAGGAGCCTGGGGCAGCGATCCAGCGGCCGAAGCAGCGGCGGCGCTCGAAGGCGAGCGCCGTGGAACTGGAGATCGACGGCGTAGCGGTGAAGATCAGCCACGGTGCCGACGCCGGGGTGATTGCCGCGGTGATCGAAGCGCTCCGGGCCACCCGATGA